In Pseudomonas lutea, the genomic stretch GCAGCGGCTGCCCGGCCTTGACCAGACAGGTTTCGAAGAGACCATCGCCGTAAGCCAGACCCCGGTCCTTGACGGCAAGGGAGTCGGCTGCAAGGCCGTCGATCCAGCTCAGGGTCACTCGGCGTACCGACGGAAGACCAGCGAACCGTTGGTGCCGCCAAAACCGAACGAGTTGGATATCACCACGTCGATGGGCATTCTGCGCGGCTCGTGAGGCACGAAGTCCAGGTCACAGCCCTCGTCCGGCTCATCGAGGTTGATGGTCGGTGGCGCGACCTGATCCTTGATTGCCAGCACGCTGAAGATCGCTTCGATCGCACCGGCGGCGCCCAGCAGGTGGCCGGTCATCGATTTGGTCGAGCTGACCGCGAGCTTGTAGGCGTGTTCACCAAACACCTTCTTGATGGCGCTGACCTCGGCCAGATCGCCAGCAGGCGTTGAGGTGCCGTGGGCGTTGATGTACTGCACGTCCTCAGGACGAATCCTGGCGTCGCGCAGGGCATTGGTGATGCAGCGCGCTGCGCCGGCACCGTCGTCAGGCGGCGAGGTCATGTGGAAGGCGTCGCCGCTCATGCCGAAACCGATTAGCTCGGCGTAGATGGTCGCGCCACGTGCCCTGGCGTGTTCCAGCTCTTCAAGCACCATGGCACCGGCGCCATTGGACAGCACGAAGCCATCGCGGCCTTTGTCCCACGGACGGCTGGCGCGAGCAGGCTCGTCGTTGCGCGTGGACAGCGCGCGGGAGGCGCCGAAGCCGCCCATTCCCAGACCGCAGGCGGCCATTTCAGCGCCACCGGCAATCATCACGTCTGCTTCGTCGTAGGCGATGTTGCGCGCCGCCATGCCGATGCAATGGGTGCTCGTGGTGCAGGCCGTGGCGATGGCGTAATTGGGACCCTGTGCGCCAAGATGGATCGACAGAAACCCGGAAATCATGTTGATGATCGAACCCGGTACGAAAAACGGGGAGATCTTGCCCGGCCCCTGCTCGTGCATCAGGCGGCTGGTGTTTTCGATGTTGGTGAGACCTCCGATGCCCGATCCCATCGCCACGCCAACGCGTTCGCGATTACTGTCGTCGATCTGGATGCCGGAGTTGCGCACGGCCTGGAAGCTGGCAGCCAGCCCGTACTGAATGAACAGGTCGAGTCTGCGGGCCTCTTTGGCCGACAGGTATTCCTCGACATTGAATCCCTTCACCGAACCGCCAAAACGGGTGGTGTACTTGGACAGGTCTGTGTGTTCGATAGGCCCAATGCCACTCTGGCCAGCCAGAATGCCTTGCCAGGTGCTCGGCACATCCGTGCCCAAAGGCGTCAGCATACCCATACCGGTGACCACGACGCGTCTACGCGACACAGGACTCTCCTTTCTTCTATTGATGAAACGCTGCCCTATTCAAAGAAAAAACCGCACGCCAAGGGCAGTGCGGTTTCTCCAGGACAGCAAACTACGATTACAAAATCTTACGCCTGGTGGGCAGTAACGTAATCGATAGCCGCTTGTACGGTGGTGATCTTCTCGGCTTCTTCGTCAGGGATTTCGGTCTCGAATTCCTCTTCCAGAGCCATTACCAGCTCAACGGTATCAAGGGAGTCGGCACCCAGGTCTTCAACGAAGGAAGCACTGTTGGTGACTTCCTCTTCCTTGACGCCAAGTTGTTCGGCAACGATTTTCTTGACGCGCTCTTCGATGGTGCTCATACCGTGTTTTAACTCCTAGTGGACAAATTCAGGCAGCTGGCCGATGGGTAAGTGTATAGAAGAGGATTTGCGCATTTCAAGCTAAACGCATTTTCCGCTAAGCCCGACGACCCTCTGCCCCTTAATAGATTTCAGCTTTATAACGGATTTTAGACAGCCCGTATGACATTTTTTCAATACGACTCGTCACATGTACATGCCGCCGTTAACGGGGATTGTAGCCCCGGTAACGTAGCCTGCACCTTCTGAAGCAAGAAAAGCGACAACATGCGCGATCTCTTCTGCCTGCCCCAGTCGGCCCAGAGGAATCTGGGCCGTCAGGGAATCCCGTTGCGCTTCTGGCAGCTCGCGCGTCATGTCGGTGTCGATGAAACCCGGGGTCACCGAGTTGACCGTGACCGCGCGCGACCCGACTTCACGTGCCAGGGCACGGCTGAAGCCTTCCAGACCCGCCTTGGCGGCCGCGTAGTTTACTTGACCTGCGTTGCCCATGGCACCCACCACCGACCCAATGCTGATGATCCGGCCCCAGCGTGCCTTGGTCATGCCACGCAGGACCCCTTTGGACAGGCGGAACAGGCTGCTCAGGTTGGTGTTGATAACGTCATGCCACTCGTCATCTTTCATGCGCATCATGAGGTTGTCACGGGTGATGCCGGCGTTATTGACCAGAATCAACGGCGCACCCACACGCTCGGTGATCTGGGCCAGCGCAGCGGCCACGGACTCGTCACTGCCGACATCCAGCGCCAGGCCGAAGCCTTCGATACCGTTTTCCTTGAAATAGGCGGTGATCTTCTCGGCGCCGGACTCCGACGTCGCCGTGCCGACAACCGTAGCACCGTTACGTCCCAGTTCCAGGGCGATGGCCCGGCCGATGCCGCGGCTCGCGCCGGTGACTAGTGCAACTTTACCCTGACTCATGCAGGCGTCTCCTATTCAGGCCAGCGCCGCGCGAGCGGCGGCGAAGGCGTCTGGGGTATTGAGATTGTGAGTGGTCACGCCATCGGCGCAACGCTTGTTCAAACCGGCGAGGACCTTGCCCGGGCCGCATTCGATCAGGTGCAGGGCACCCTCTGCGGCCAGGGTCTGAATCGACTCGACCCAGCGCACTGGTTTGTAGAGCTGCTGCAGCAGATCGGTTTTCAGCGTGTCGAGGTCAGACACAACGCTGGCGCTGACGTTTTGCACCAACGGGATCTGCGGCACCTGCCACTCAATGGCAGCGATCGATTCGGCAAACCGTTCCGCCGCCGGGCGCATCAACTCGCAATGCGAGGGCACGCTTACCGGCAACGGCAGGGCACGCTTGGCGCCCTTGGCCTTGCAGCCTTCAATGGCGCGCTCGACGGCGGCCTTGGCACCGGCAATGACAACCTGACCGGGCGAATTGAAATTAACCGCACTGACCACTTCACCCTGGGCCGCCTCGGCGCAAGCGGCAATGACCACCGCATCATCAAGACCCAGAATGGCCGCCATGCCGCCCTGCCCCGCCGGCACAGCTTCCTGCATCAGCTGACCACGGCGCTCGACCAGTTTGACCGCGTCCGCGAGGGTCAGGCTGCCTGCGGCAACCAGCGCGCTGTACTCACCCAGGCTATGGCCCGCAACGTAAGCAGGGCGCACGCCGCCTTCCGCCAGCCACAGACGCCACAAGGCAATCGAAGCAGTGAGAATGGCGGGCTGGGTTTTGTCCGTCTGATTAAGGCTCTCTTCCGGGCCCTGCTGAGTCAGTGCCCAGAGGTCATAACCCAGAGCATCGGAAGCTTCTTTGAAGGTATCCAGCACCAGCGGATGCTGCGCGCCCAGCTCGGCCAGCATGCCGAGGGACTGCGAGCCCTGGCCCGGGAAGACAAATGCGACGGAAGCAGACATTAACAAGCCCCTGATTATTCTCGTCAAAAAGAGCGCCCGGCGAGCCGAACGCGAGGTAATTCAATGTGTTGCGATGGAAAGTTGGATGACCCGGCGGTCACAGGCGTCACATTCTAGCGCAAGACTGGCACTCAGGCCCTAAAGCAGCTCCTCCAGACGACCGCGCAAGCGCTGCGGCAGGTTCTCCTGAATCTCGACCAGCGCGCGCTGGATGGCACTCTGAAACCCCTGGGCGTCAGCTGAGCCGTGGCTTTTCAGCACAATCCCCTGCAAACCGAGAAAGCTGGCACCGTTGTGCTGCGCTGGCGCCAGATCGGTCTTAAGCCGGCCCAGCACGGGCCTGGCGATGAGCCCAGCCAGACGCGACAGCAGGTTACGGCGAAACAGCGCCTCGATTCGGTCGCCGATCATCAACGCGAGGCCTTCGCTGGACTTGAGCAGCACATTACCCACGAAACCGTCGCAGACGACGACATCCGCCTCGCCTCGATACAGGCCATCACCTTCGACAAAGCCGACGTAGTTCAACCCTGGCGCCGCCTGCAACAGGCTGGCGGCCAGCTTGACCTGCTGATTGCCCTTGATGTCCTCGGTGCCAACATTCAGCAACGCAACCTTGGGTCGCTTCACGCCCAGCGACTCGGCCGCGACTGAGCCCATCACTGCAAACTGATAGAGCTGCTCGGCGCTGCAGTCGACATTCGCGCCCAGATCCAGGAGCTGGCAGCAACCGCGTTGCGTGGGAATGGCCGCCACCATCGCCGGGCGGTCGATGCCGGGAAGGGTTTTCAGCACAAGCCGGGAAAGCGCCATCAACGCGCCCGTATTGCCGGCGCTCACGCAGGCGTGCGCCTGGCCGTCGGCGAGTTGCTGCAGAGCCACACGCATGGATGAATCAGGCTTGCCGCGCAGCGCCTGCGACGGACGCTCGTCCATGGTGATGACTTCACTGGCATGCACAACGCGCAGACGCGAGCGATCGACACCGGGATGGCGTGCGATGAGTTCTTCAAGGAGGGGAGCGTGACCGACAAGGGTCAGGTGTAGCGAGGGTGTAGCAAGCAGGCAGGCAATGCTGGCCTGAACAATGCTGCGGGGACCGAAGTCCCCGCCCATTGCGTCGATCGCGATGACCGGAGCAGACAAGAAATTACTCGTCAGCGCCCTTGTCGATCACTTTACGGCCACGGTATACGCCTTCTGGCGATACGTGGTGACGCAGGTGAACTTCACCAGTGGTTTTTTCTACAGACAGAGTGCTAGCCTCGAGAGCGTCGTGCGAACGACGCATGTCACGGGCAGAGCGGGATTTTTTGTTCTGCTGAACAGCCATAATTGATTAACTCCTAAACGTTTGGGTCACGCTTTAACTGCGCCAATACACTGAACGGGTTGGACCGCGTTACCTCGTCCTCGCTCGGCTCGGGCTCATTGAGGTCCGCCGGCGGCTGGCATTCTTTCGGATCATGAGTTGGAACAATGGGCAAGGCGAGCAACAGCTCATCCTCGATCAAGGCCAGCAGATCCATGGGATCTTCGCCGAGTTCCAGCACGTCATAGCCTTTCGGCAACGACTGGGTGTTTGCACCCTCCTTCACCACGGCATAACTGCATTCGCTGTGGATGGGAAAGGTGACCAGCTCAAGACAACGCTGGCAAACCATTTTGACTTCGACGTCAATTTCGCTATGGATGACCACAGCGCGTTGCTCGTCTCGTTCAAAAACGAATTTCGCCTGCACCGTACCGAGATTGTCAGCAAGCGGGTCGCAGAGTCTCTCCAAATCAGCCAGCAGCATCTCTCCCTGAAGAGTAGTGCCACGATCAGCTAATTTGCGCGGGTCAACGTGAGGTGGAATCGGGTCATTCAACATAGGCGCAGCATTCTAGGGACGACCCTTTCGACTGTCAAAGGAAATTCAGGCCTGTTCGCAACCTGAGCTGCTGATTACACTCGACTTTCATGTTTCGGAGCAACCCATGCAGCCTCTACTCCTTGCTTCCAGCTCGCCTTACCGTCGCGAATTACTCGATCGGCTGCGCTTGCCATTCGTCTGCGCATCGCCCGACATCGATGAAAGCCACCGACCGGACGAGTCGGCCACCCAGCTTGTGAGACGGCTGGCGCAGGAAAAAGCCATGGCGCTGGCCACACAATTTCCCAACCACTTGATTATCGGCTCGGATCAGGTGGCCGTGTTGGGCGACCGCATCATTGGCAAACCCCATACCTTCGAGCGTGCCCTGGAACAGCTGAAGGCCAGCAGTGGCAAGAGTGTGAGCTTTCTCACCGGCCTTGCCCTCTTCAACAGCCGCACCGGAAAGTGCCAGGTCGACTGCGTTCCGTTTACCGTACACATGCGCCTGCTCGACGATGCGCATCTGCGCCGTTACCTGCAGGCGGAACAGCCCTACGACTGCGCTGGCAGCTTCAAGGCAGAAGGTTTGGGCGTCAGCCTGTTCCAAAGCACAGAGGGGCCCGACGCCACCAGCTTGATCGGCCTTCCTTTAATACGCCTTGTGGACATGCTTATGAATGAAGGCGTCGAGTTGCCTTGACGGCCATAAAAAACCCGACCAGTGGCCGGGTATTTGTCGCGCAATGCATCAGGCCTGCCGGAAGGATCAGCGCATCGAGGGCCCTTTGAACCCCGCCCACATCGCGATTTGCTCGGCAACGCTGGCGCCCATTTTTTTGGAGAAGCGATCAAACGCAGATTCCTGCACGGTGTAATCCACCATCTCTTTCTCGCCGATGATGTCCCGCGCCACGTAGCTGGCACTGCCAAGCCCGTCCACCAGCCCCAAACCGACGGCCTGCTCGCCGGTCCAGACCAGCCCGGAAAACAACTCGGGGTGATCCTTGTCCTTCAAGCGATCGCCCCGCCCTGCTTTGACGCTGGCGATGAACTGCTTGTGCGTGGTGTCCAGAACGCCCTGCCAGAACGCAGTTTCGTCAGGCTTTGGCGGCTGAAACGGATCAAGAAAGGCTTTGTGTTCGCCCGAGGTATACGTGCGACGTTCGACACCCAGCTTTTCCATGGTGCCAACAAAACCGAACCCCGCGGCCGTTACGCCGATCGAACCCACCAGGCTGGCCTTGTCTGCGTAGATCTGGTCAGCGGCGCTGGCGATGTAATACGCACCCGAAGCGCCCAGATCAGTAATCACCGCATACACCTTGATGTCCGGCTTCTGCGCGCGCAGGCGACGAATTTCGTCGTAGATATAGCCGGACTGCACCGGACTGCCACCCGGGCTGTTGATGCGAAGGATCACGCCTTTGGTTTTTTCGTCTTCGAACGCAGCTCGCAAGCTACCGACGATGTTGTCAGCGCTGGCCGCTTCGGTGTCGGCGATCATGCCCTTCACCTCGATCAAAGCCGTGTGGCTGGTACTGCGCGAGCCGCCCTTGCCGAAATCCATCAGAGGCGAGAACAGTGCCAGCGCGCCGAACAGATAAAGAAAGGTCAGCGACTTGAAGAAGATCCCCCAACGCCGCGAACGACGCTGCTCCTGCACACTGGCAAGCAGGGTTTTTTCCAGCAATTTCCAGCTTTTTGCGTCCCCTGTGTCATCGCGCTCTGGCGAAGACGGAGATTTCCATTCGTCCGACATAGATCAATTACCCCAACAGCGAAGTTTCAGCAGCCCGCGCACCCAGCCAGGTGCGCAATTCGGAAAAATGTTTGATCGCCAGACGGGGCTGGTATTCAAGCAGCGAGTCGAGCGGCTGCGCGCCATACCCGACCGCCACTGAGTCCATCCCGGCGTTACGCGCCATCATCAGATCAAACGACGCATCGCCGATCATCAACGCCTTTTCAGGCCTGACGCCACACTGCTGAAGGATCTGATTGAGCATCAGAGGGTCTGGCTTGCTCGCGGTTTCGTCGGCTGCGCGGGTGGCGTCGAAAAAATCGGTCCAGCCATGGGCCTTCAACACCCGATCCAGCCCTCGGCGAGCCTTGCCGGTCGCGACGGCCAACTGATAGCCCTCGGCGCGAAAGGCGTCCAGCGACTCATGCACGTCCTCGAACAACCTGGACGGCTCAACGTCCATGGCCATGTAATGGTCTGCGTAGTGCTGACGAAAATTGATCAGGTCATTGGCAGTGATGTCCGGGTACAGCGTGCGGATGGCCTCCGGCAACCCCAGCCCGATAATGCCCTTGATCGCCACGTCATCGCGCACCGGCCGACCTGCGAGGCGCGCTGCGGCTTGCATCGCCTCGACGATGCGGCCGATGGAATCGGACAGCGTGCCGTCCCAATCGAAGATCAGCAGTTCGTAGTCAGGGCGCAAGCAGCAGTCGCTCCACGATTTTGGCCCACATCTCGTCGACCGGGGCTTCAAGTTTCAGCTCGCCACCATCGGGCAGCGGCACTGTCAGGGCATACGCGTGGAGGAACAGACGCTTGCCGCCAAGGTCACGGATTTCGCGGCTGAAATCTTCATCGCCGTACTTGGGATCGCCGGCGATGCAGTGACCGGCATGCAGCGCGTGCACGCGGATCTGGTGAGTACGGCCGGTGATGGGCCGGGCCTCGACCATGGTGGCGAAATCACCGAAGCGGCGCAGGACCTTGAACAGGGTCAGCGCCTCTTTACCCTCTTCGTTGACCTCGACCATGCGCTCGCCGGAGCGAAGATTGCTCTTGAGCAGCGGCGCGCGGACCTGCTTCTGCGCGGTCGGCCAGTTTCCACGGACCAGCGCCATATAACGCTTGTCGACGCCGTCGCCGCGCAATTGCTCGTGCAGGTGGCGCAACATGCTGCGCTTCTTGGCGATCATCAGTAGCCCGGAAGTGTCGCGGTCCAGACGGTGGACCAGCTCCAGCTCCTTGGCATCGGGACGCAGCTGACGGAAAGCCTCAATAACGCCGAAGCTCAAACCGCTGCCGCCGTGCACCGCGATACCGGCAGGTTTGTTGAGAACGATCAGGCCTTTGTCCTCATGGACAATGGCGGCCTCAAGGCGCTGAAGCAGGCCTTGGGCAACCGGCACGGGCTCGTCGCGCTCAGGCACGCGAACGGGCGGAACGCGCACGATATCGCCGGCCTGAAGCTTGTACTCGGGCTTGATCCGGCCCTTGTTCACGCGCACTTCGCCTTTACGCAAAATGCGGTAAATCAAGGTCTTGGGAACGCCCTTGAGGTACGTAATCAGAAAGTTATCGATGCGTTGACCGGCAAGTTCCGGCGCAACCTCTACCAGCCGGACGCCGGGGGTTGGGGGGGTGATATTTGTCATGGCGCAAATCATAACAATTTTTTATGGATTTGAAGCACTTAATGATTGCTGCTATAGTCGCGAACGCCGCCAAAAGCGGCCTGGACAGCGGACAAACGGTATGACAACCGGCCCTGCCCAACGCAATTCACGAGGGCGCGAGGCCGTCCTACGGGGCTTTCGGTGACAACGGAAGATCAGCAAGCGTAACAAGCGCAGGTGACATGAGGCCTGAAACAAGCCCGATCGCAGAGTGAGTCACTCGCCATCGAGGCCCACGTTCAAGGCCAGTTCACAAAGTGCAGTCGCTGGCAGTCGCTCCGGGCGAATGTTTCGGAAACCATGCCTTATTTGAGCCATGACGCGCGGACTTCCAATGGAGGCTCGCGATAAATGCAACCCGCTGCGGATTCAGCGCGCGGCAGCACCCGAATTATCAGGGATACGTGTGGGGTGGAGACGCACAACCGTCGGACTGTGTAGCACAAGGCTTTATTCAAGACGCTTCATATCGTCCGCTACCGATGGTTGATTCCTCCTCCTGACAAAGCTTTTGCTGACAGGGTGTCATTTGTCACCACAGCAAGCAGGAACGTCGTCGCGACTCGGCCCCGCTGGCCGAACCTCGTTAGACACTGGAGTGTTCAAGCACTCCTGACGTGCCCTGACACCGACCGTGAGAAGTCGTGTGTGCCGAACGCCGTTTCCGGCAGCCCGGAAACCGACGGTACTACATGAAAAGAATGCTGATTAACGCAACTCAACCCGAAGAGTTGCGTGTTGCGCTGGTAGACGGCCAGCGCCTATACGACCTGGACATCGAATCCGGGGCCCGCGAACAGAAGAAGGCCAACATCTATAAAGGCCGGATCACGCGTATCGAACCCAGCCTTGAAGCCGCGTTTGTCGACTTCGGCTCCGAGCGTCACGGCTTCCTGCCGCTGAAAGAAATCTCCCGCGAATACTTCAAGAAGTCGCCCGAAGGCCGCGTCAACATCAAGGACGTCCTGAGCGAAGGCCAGGAAGTCATCGTTCAGGTCGAGAAAGAAGAGCGTGGCAACAAGGGCGCAGCCCTGACCACCTTCATCAGTCTGGCCGGCCGTTACCTGGTCCTGATGCCAAACAATCCTCGCGCCGGCGGTATCTCCCGTCGTATCGAAGGCGAAGAGCGCAACGAACTGCGCGAAGCGCTCAACGGCCTGATTGCTCCAGCCGACATGGGCCTGATCGTTCGTACTGCCGGCCTTGGCCGCAGCAGCGAAGAAATGCAGTGGGACCTCGATTACCTGCTCCAGCTGTGGACCGCGATCAAAGAGGCCTCCCTCGACCGCTCCGCGCCGTTCCTGATCTACCAGGAAAGCAACGTCATCATCCGCGCCATCCGCGACTACCTGCGCCAGGACATCGGCGAAGTGCTGATCGACAGCGTCGAAGCCCAGGAAGAAGCGCTGACGTTCATCCGTCAGGTGATGCCGCAGTACGCCAGCAAGATCAAGCTGTACGAAGACAGCGTTCCGCTGTTCAACCGTTTCCAGATCGAAAGCCAGATCGAAACCGCCTTCCAGCGTGTCGTCGAACTGCCTTCCGGTGGCTCCATCGTTATCGATCCGACCGAAGCACTGGTGTCCATCGACATCAACTCGGCGCGTGCCACCAAGGGCAGCGACATCGAAGAAACCGCGCTGCAGACCAACCTTGAAGCGGCTGAGGAAATCGCCCGTCAACTGCGTCTGCGTGACATCGGCGGCCTGATTGTCATCGACTTCATCGACATGACCCCGGCCAAGAACCAGCGCGCTGTTGAAGAAAAGGTCCGGGAAAGTCTTGAAGCCGACCGCGCCCGTGTCCAGGTCGGTCGCATCTCGCGCTTCGGCCTTCTGGAAATGTCCCGTCAGCGTCTGCGTCCGTCCCTGGGCGAGAGCAGCGGCATTGTCTGCCCGCGCTGCAACGGTACCGGCATCATCCGTGACGTTGAGTCGCTGTCCCTGGCGATCCTGCGCCTGATCGAAGAAGAAGCGCTGAAAGACCGCACTGCCGAAGTGCGCGCTCAAGTGCCGATCCCGGTCGCCGCGTTCCTGCTCAACGAAAAACGCAACTCGATCACCAAGATCGAACTGCGCACCCGCGCCCGCATCATCATCCTGCCGAACGACCACCTCGAAACGCCTCACTTCGAAGTCCAGCGTCTGCGTGATGACAGCCCTGAAGCGCACAGCCTGCAGACCAGCTATGAAATCGCCGCGGCGGCTGCCGAGGTTGAAGAAGTGGCTCCGCCTGCTGCTGCCACCCGCACGC encodes the following:
- the fabF gene encoding beta-ketoacyl-ACP synthase II; protein product: MSRRRVVVTGMGMLTPLGTDVPSTWQGILAGQSGIGPIEHTDLSKYTTRFGGSVKGFNVEEYLSAKEARRLDLFIQYGLAASFQAVRNSGIQIDDSNRERVGVAMGSGIGGLTNIENTSRLMHEQGPGKISPFFVPGSIINMISGFLSIHLGAQGPNYAIATACTTSTHCIGMAARNIAYDEADVMIAGGAEMAACGLGMGGFGASRALSTRNDEPARASRPWDKGRDGFVLSNGAGAMVLEELEHARARGATIYAELIGFGMSGDAFHMTSPPDDGAGAARCITNALRDARIRPEDVQYINAHGTSTPAGDLAEVSAIKKVFGEHAYKLAVSSTKSMTGHLLGAAGAIEAIFSVLAIKDQVAPPTINLDEPDEGCDLDFVPHEPRRMPIDVVISNSFGFGGTNGSLVFRRYAE
- the acpP gene encoding acyl carrier protein; translated protein: MSTIEERVKKIVAEQLGVKEEEVTNSASFVEDLGADSLDTVELVMALEEEFETEIPDEEAEKITTVQAAIDYVTAHQA
- the fabG gene encoding 3-oxoacyl-ACP reductase FabG; this encodes MSQGKVALVTGASRGIGRAIALELGRNGATVVGTATSESGAEKITAYFKENGIEGFGLALDVGSDESVAAALAQITERVGAPLILVNNAGITRDNLMMRMKDDEWHDVINTNLSSLFRLSKGVLRGMTKARWGRIISIGSVVGAMGNAGQVNYAAAKAGLEGFSRALAREVGSRAVTVNSVTPGFIDTDMTRELPEAQRDSLTAQIPLGRLGQAEEIAHVVAFLASEGAGYVTGATIPVNGGMYM
- the fabD gene encoding ACP S-malonyltransferase, encoding MSASVAFVFPGQGSQSLGMLAELGAQHPLVLDTFKEASDALGYDLWALTQQGPEESLNQTDKTQPAILTASIALWRLWLAEGGVRPAYVAGHSLGEYSALVAAGSLTLADAVKLVERRGQLMQEAVPAGQGGMAAILGLDDAVVIAACAEAAQGEVVSAVNFNSPGQVVIAGAKAAVERAIEGCKAKGAKRALPLPVSVPSHCELMRPAAERFAESIAAIEWQVPQIPLVQNVSASVVSDLDTLKTDLLQQLYKPVRWVESIQTLAAEGALHLIECGPGKVLAGLNKRCADGVTTHNLNTPDAFAAARAALA
- the plsX gene encoding phosphate acyltransferase PlsX, with the protein product MSAPVIAIDAMGGDFGPRSIVQASIACLLATPSLHLTLVGHAPLLEELIARHPGVDRSRLRVVHASEVITMDERPSQALRGKPDSSMRVALQQLADGQAHACVSAGNTGALMALSRLVLKTLPGIDRPAMVAAIPTQRGCCQLLDLGANVDCSAEQLYQFAVMGSVAAESLGVKRPKVALLNVGTEDIKGNQQVKLAASLLQAAPGLNYVGFVEGDGLYRGEADVVVCDGFVGNVLLKSSEGLALMIGDRIEALFRRNLLSRLAGLIARPVLGRLKTDLAPAQHNGASFLGLQGIVLKSHGSADAQGFQSAIQRALVEIQENLPQRLRGRLEELL
- the rpmF gene encoding 50S ribosomal protein L32 translates to MAVQQNKKSRSARDMRRSHDALEASTLSVEKTTGEVHLRHHVSPEGVYRGRKVIDKGADE
- a CDS encoding YceD family protein, whose protein sequence is MLNDPIPPHVDPRKLADRGTTLQGEMLLADLERLCDPLADNLGTVQAKFVFERDEQRAVVIHSEIDVEVKMVCQRCLELVTFPIHSECSYAVVKEGANTQSLPKGYDVLELGEDPMDLLALIEDELLLALPIVPTHDPKECQPPADLNEPEPSEDEVTRSNPFSVLAQLKRDPNV
- a CDS encoding Maf family protein, translated to MQPLLLASSSPYRRELLDRLRLPFVCASPDIDESHRPDESATQLVRRLAQEKAMALATQFPNHLIIGSDQVAVLGDRIIGKPHTFERALEQLKASSGKSVSFLTGLALFNSRTGKCQVDCVPFTVHMRLLDDAHLRRYLQAEQPYDCAGSFKAEGLGVSLFQSTEGPDATSLIGLPLIRLVDMLMNEGVELP
- the sppA gene encoding signal peptide peptidase SppA, translating into MSDEWKSPSSPERDDTGDAKSWKLLEKTLLASVQEQRRSRRWGIFFKSLTFLYLFGALALFSPLMDFGKGGSRSTSHTALIEVKGMIADTEAASADNIVGSLRAAFEDEKTKGVILRINSPGGSPVQSGYIYDEIRRLRAQKPDIKVYAVITDLGASGAYYIASAADQIYADKASLVGSIGVTAAGFGFVGTMEKLGVERRTYTSGEHKAFLDPFQPPKPDETAFWQGVLDTTHKQFIASVKAGRGDRLKDKDHPELFSGLVWTGEQAVGLGLVDGLGSASYVARDIIGEKEMVDYTVQESAFDRFSKKMGASVAEQIAMWAGFKGPSMR
- a CDS encoding HAD-IA family hydrolase, which codes for MRPDYELLIFDWDGTLSDSIGRIVEAMQAAARLAGRPVRDDVAIKGIIGLGLPEAIRTLYPDITANDLINFRQHYADHYMAMDVEPSRLFEDVHESLDAFRAEGYQLAVATGKARRGLDRVLKAHGWTDFFDATRAADETASKPDPLMLNQILQQCGVRPEKALMIGDASFDLMMARNAGMDSVAVGYGAQPLDSLLEYQPRLAIKHFSELRTWLGARAAETSLLG
- the rluC gene encoding 23S rRNA pseudouridine(955/2504/2580) synthase RluC translates to MTNITPPTPGVRLVEVAPELAGQRIDNFLITYLKGVPKTLIYRILRKGEVRVNKGRIKPEYKLQAGDIVRVPPVRVPERDEPVPVAQGLLQRLEAAIVHEDKGLIVLNKPAGIAVHGGSGLSFGVIEAFRQLRPDAKELELVHRLDRDTSGLLMIAKKRSMLRHLHEQLRGDGVDKRYMALVRGNWPTAQKQVRAPLLKSNLRSGERMVEVNEEGKEALTLFKVLRRFGDFATMVEARPITGRTHQIRVHALHAGHCIAGDPKYGDEDFSREIRDLGGKRLFLHAYALTVPLPDGGELKLEAPVDEMWAKIVERLLLAP